The Tenacibaculum jejuense genome includes a window with the following:
- a CDS encoding Smr/MutS family protein, producing the protein MCLEIGNKVAVLDDVIKGVVVKINDDAVLVRTDDGMEMTFFSAELVKIDVEQNSISGYSKNDNRFLRQKELADEHKKKKTSFIKSKNEVVMEVDLHIEKLVKSRKGMDNYDILSIQIETAKRKVEYCIQKKISKIVFIHGVGEGVLKSELHYLLNRYPVKFYDASYQKYGLGATEVYVYQNQ; encoded by the coding sequence ATGTGTTTAGAAATTGGTAATAAAGTAGCTGTTTTAGATGATGTTATAAAAGGTGTTGTAGTCAAGATTAATGACGATGCAGTTTTGGTTAGAACAGATGATGGAATGGAGATGACTTTTTTTTCTGCGGAGTTGGTAAAGATAGATGTAGAGCAAAATAGTATCTCAGGATATTCTAAAAATGACAATCGTTTCTTAAGGCAGAAAGAACTAGCTGATGAACATAAGAAGAAGAAAACTTCATTTATTAAAAGTAAAAATGAAGTTGTAATGGAAGTTGATTTGCATATAGAGAAGTTAGTGAAGTCTAGAAAAGGAATGGATAATTATGATATACTTTCTATTCAAATTGAAACTGCAAAAAGAAAAGTAGAATATTGTATACAAAAGAAGATTTCAAAAATTGTTTTTATTCATGGCGTAGGAGAAGGAGTGTTAAAGTCGGAGTTACATTATTTGTTGAATAGGTACCCTGTTAAGTTTTATGATGCGTCTTATCAGAAATATGGATTAGGTGCGACTGAGGTTTATGTGTATCAAAATCAATAA
- a CDS encoding cysteine desulfurase family protein, whose amino-acid sequence MKKVYFDNAATTPILKEVVDVMAKSMIENYGNPSSIHEVGRKAKVQLETARKKMASLLNANSNEIVFTSGGTEGNNLVLRNAVENLKVKRIITSKIEHHAVLDVLLELKKEYDFQLDFVGLNDKGEVDLNDLIDKLSSTDSLTLVSLMWVNNELGNILPVEKVGEICKNHKALFHTDAVQAVGHFQIDLKAVNVDFLVASAHKFHGPNGVGFVFVKKDVTVKPIIHGGGQEKGKRSGTEDIHAVLGMQKALEISLTDLGEKAKLISGVKEYFIGLLTDNFPDVKFNGLSSIPEKSSYTILNVRFPIENKMLLFNLDLNGVFVSGGSACQSGASKKSHVLKEILNNEEISKSSVRFSFSKFSDKEEVEFVIEKLKKVI is encoded by the coding sequence ATGAAAAAAGTCTATTTTGATAATGCGGCCACCACACCTATTTTAAAAGAAGTGGTAGATGTTATGGCAAAATCTATGATAGAGAATTATGGGAATCCATCGTCTATTCATGAAGTAGGAAGAAAAGCTAAGGTTCAACTAGAAACAGCTAGAAAAAAGATGGCTAGTTTACTAAATGCAAATTCAAATGAGATTGTTTTTACTTCTGGTGGAACAGAAGGTAATAATCTAGTGTTAAGAAATGCAGTAGAAAATTTAAAAGTAAAAAGAATTATTACTTCTAAGATAGAACATCATGCAGTTTTAGATGTTCTGTTAGAATTAAAAAAAGAGTATGATTTTCAATTAGATTTTGTAGGCTTAAATGATAAAGGAGAAGTAGACTTAAATGATCTAATAGATAAATTATCGAGTACAGATAGTTTGACTTTAGTGAGTTTAATGTGGGTGAATAACGAATTAGGGAATATCTTGCCTGTTGAGAAAGTTGGCGAGATTTGTAAAAATCATAAAGCTCTTTTTCATACAGATGCTGTGCAGGCAGTAGGTCATTTTCAGATTGATCTTAAAGCAGTAAATGTTGATTTTTTAGTTGCAAGTGCTCATAAGTTTCATGGTCCTAATGGAGTGGGATTTGTGTTTGTTAAAAAAGACGTTACTGTAAAACCTATTATTCATGGAGGTGGACAAGAAAAAGGAAAACGTTCAGGAACAGAGGATATACATGCTGTTTTAGGTATGCAAAAAGCTTTAGAAATTAGTTTAACAGACTTGGGAGAAAAAGCTAAATTAATTTCAGGCGTTAAAGAATATTTTATAGGTCTACTTACAGATAATTTTCCTGATGTAAAATTCAACGGTTTATCAAGTATTCCAGAAAAATCTTCATATACCATATTAAATGTAAGATTTCCTATTGAAAACAAAATGTTATTATTCAATTTAGATTTAAATGGAGTTTTTGTTTCAGGAGGAAGTGCATGTCAAAGTGGAGCTTCAAAAAAATCTCATGTACTAAAAGAAATTTTAAATAATGAGGAAATATCGAAATCATCCGTTCGATTTTCTTTTAGTAAGTTTTCTGATAAAGAAGAGGTGGAATTTGTAATTGAAAAATTAAAAAAAGTGATTTAA